One window of Gloeothece citriformis PCC 7424 genomic DNA carries:
- a CDS encoding proton extrusion protein PcxA: protein MKLSRIVRGANQWLSKTPERALDQAYRAALKIKELEDKHFQGKKVSPDTAQYGDSVMTYFEAELQGYLQTIKVRLGVFKTSRLFTSLSEPTHPRDERIALEQDSHGNRLLQKLKFIDDVISKYKTNEIVTAHSSDNGVIRGSELTPLNQQQVVIEANGKVPPPKKTNPQPAKKLTNLTVDEPKNKLDSATDKTGVLPRSFLNTINRIKQEIDPKSEETEEAVLKRFRTSRYKTAISIKFILLLIIVPLLTHQLTKTFFLTPVVEHYFSQHEQVVFINKDLEEEAFVELRSFEEALHFKSLIGIIPKLTQEEIEQEVRLKAEEISESYRLEGINAISNVFADIFSLIAFGVVIATSRKEIEIVKSFLDGILYSLSDSAKAFLIILFTDMFVGFHSPHGWEVILEGVARHFGLPENRDFNFLFIATFPVILDTVLKYWIFRYLNRISPSAVATYRNMNE, encoded by the coding sequence ATGAAATTAAGTAGAATTGTACGAGGTGCAAATCAATGGCTCTCAAAAACCCCAGAAAGAGCTTTAGATCAAGCATATCGAGCCGCCTTAAAAATTAAAGAGCTTGAAGATAAACATTTTCAGGGAAAAAAGGTTTCTCCTGACACTGCTCAATATGGGGACAGCGTGATGACCTATTTTGAGGCTGAACTTCAAGGATATTTACAAACCATTAAAGTCAGACTAGGGGTATTTAAAACCAGTCGCCTATTTACGAGTTTATCAGAGCCAACTCACCCCAGAGATGAGCGTATAGCCTTAGAACAAGACTCTCACGGGAATCGATTACTCCAAAAACTCAAATTTATTGATGATGTTATCTCAAAGTATAAAACAAACGAAATCGTTACCGCCCATTCTTCTGACAATGGAGTAATCAGAGGGAGTGAATTAACCCCTTTAAATCAACAACAAGTGGTAATTGAGGCTAACGGAAAAGTTCCCCCCCCCAAAAAAACTAATCCTCAACCGGCCAAAAAATTAACCAATTTAACCGTTGATGAACCGAAAAATAAATTGGATTCCGCTACGGATAAAACCGGGGTTTTACCTCGATCTTTTCTGAATACGATTAACCGTATCAAGCAAGAAATTGACCCTAAATCCGAGGAAACTGAAGAAGCCGTCTTAAAACGGTTTCGCACTTCTCGCTACAAAACCGCTATTTCCATTAAGTTTATTCTCCTGTTAATTATTGTTCCGCTTCTGACTCATCAATTAACTAAAACCTTTTTTCTGACTCCTGTTGTCGAGCATTATTTTAGCCAACATGAACAAGTTGTTTTTATTAATAAAGATTTAGAGGAAGAGGCATTTGTCGAGTTAAGGTCTTTTGAAGAAGCGTTACATTTTAAGAGTTTAATTGGCATAATTCCTAAATTAACTCAAGAAGAAATTGAACAGGAAGTCAGATTAAAAGCTGAAGAAATCTCCGAAAGCTATCGCCTCGAAGGAATTAATGCCATTTCTAATGTTTTTGCGGATATTTTCTCTTTGATTGCCTTTGGCGTAGTTATTGCTACCAGTCGTAAAGAAATTGAAATTGTTAAATCTTTTCTGGATGGAATTTTGTATAGTTTGAGTGATTCAGCTAAAGCCTTTTTAATTATTCTCTTTACGGATATGTTTGTAGGGTTTCACTCTCCTCATGGATGGGAAGTTATATTAGAAGGGGTTGCTCGTCATTTTGGACTCCCAGAAAACCGAGATTTTAATTTTCTGTTTATTGCGACTTTCCCCGTTATTTTAGATACGGTTTTGAAATATTGGATTTTCCGCTACCTCAACCGGATTTCTCCTTCTGCTGTGGCGACTTATCGGAATATGAATGAGTAA
- the petG gene encoding cytochrome b6-f complex subunit V: MIEPLVLGLVMGLVPITLAGLFVAAYLQYKRGNQLNLD, encoded by the coding sequence GTGATTGAACCTTTGGTTCTCGGTCTTGTCATGGGTTTAGTTCCCATCACTTTAGCGGGTTTATTTGTCGCTGCTTATTTGCAGTATAAGCGGGGGAATCAACTTAACCTCGACTAA
- a CDS encoding helix-turn-helix domain-containing protein, with protein sequence MASSKFETPASLSERELQIIELVANGLTNLEIANRLEISKRTVDNHISNILTKTKTDNRVELVRWALQWGKVCLNDINCCTLPIPSPQET encoded by the coding sequence ATGGCTAGCAGTAAGTTTGAAACCCCTGCTTCATTATCAGAGAGGGAACTGCAAATTATTGAATTAGTAGCGAATGGTCTAACTAACTTGGAAATCGCCAATCGGCTAGAAATTAGCAAGAGAACGGTGGATAATCATATTAGTAACATCTTGACCAAAACCAAAACCGACAATCGTGTCGAATTGGTTCGCTGGGCTTTGCAGTGGGGGAAAGTATGTTTAAATGACATTAATTGTTGTACATTACCTATCCCTAGTCCTCAAGAGACTTAG
- a CDS encoding c-type heme family protein, producing MLRNLKLGAKLNLLLLSIFIVIVFLSGLLISKILEKNAEQVVTDKAFLLIETMGAVRNYTSKQINPELAPRLETEDQFIPQTVPGYSAREVFEDLRTRPDYRDFFYKEATLNPTNLRDKADEFESKIVEEFRTNNKLKEKVGFRSLPGGDIFYIARPIAITEESCLRCHSTPEVAPKSQLATYGAQNGFNWQMNEIVGAKMVSVPASRVLERARQLQFVVISVLSVFLLIAVILINIFLRMTITNPLRNMALLAKKVSTGDMTVEFEHDSKDEIGVLAASLNRMKVSLQIAMNMIESESEN from the coding sequence ATGCTAAGAAATTTAAAGTTAGGAGCTAAACTCAATCTACTTTTATTATCAATTTTTATTGTGATTGTTTTTCTCAGTGGATTGTTAATCTCGAAAATTTTAGAGAAAAATGCGGAACAAGTGGTAACAGATAAAGCTTTCTTACTCATTGAAACAATGGGAGCGGTGAGAAATTATACCAGTAAACAAATTAATCCAGAATTAGCCCCTAGATTAGAGACAGAAGACCAGTTTATCCCTCAAACGGTTCCGGGGTATTCTGCACGAGAAGTTTTTGAAGATTTAAGAACTCGCCCAGACTACAGAGACTTTTTCTATAAAGAAGCGACTTTAAATCCGACTAATCTTAGAGATAAAGCGGATGAGTTTGAATCAAAAATTGTTGAAGAATTTCGCACTAATAATAAGTTAAAGGAAAAAGTCGGGTTTCGGTCTTTACCAGGAGGAGATATTTTTTATATTGCTCGGCCTATTGCTATAACTGAAGAAAGCTGTTTAAGATGTCATAGTACCCCAGAGGTAGCCCCTAAAAGCCAATTAGCCACTTATGGCGCTCAAAATGGGTTTAATTGGCAAATGAATGAAATTGTGGGTGCAAAAATGGTTTCTGTTCCAGCTAGTCGAGTCTTAGAGAGAGCGAGACAGTTACAATTTGTTGTCATTAGTGTTCTGAGTGTATTTTTATTAATCGCTGTGATTTTAATTAATATTTTCCTCAGAATGACTATTACTAATCCTTTAAGAAATATGGCACTGTTAGCTAAAAAAGTCAGTACCGGGGACATGACTGTTGAGTTTGAACATGACTCTAAGGATGAAATTGGGGTTCTGGCCGCTTCTCTCAATCGGATGAAAGTTAGCCTACAAATTGCCATGAATATGATTGAATCTGAGTCAGAAAATTAA
- the glyQ gene encoding glycine--tRNA ligase subunit alpha, producing MSITFQSIIAKLHEFWSARGCLIAQPYDTEKGAGTMSPHTFLRAIGPEPWSVAYVEPCRRPTDGRYGENPNRFQHYYQYQVLIKPSPDNIQEIYLDSLRSLGIHPEDHDIRFVEDNWESPTLGAWGVGWEVWLDGMEITQFTYFQQCGGIDCRPVSIEITYGLERLAMYLQNVDAITKIQWNDQVNYGEIFLQNEIEQSTYNFEASTPDLLFNLFSLYEQEAKQLIERGLVIPSLDYVLKCSHSFNLLDARGVIAVAERTRYIGRIRNLAREVAQLYLQQRENLGFPLEPVQAALING from the coding sequence GTGTCAATCACATTTCAGTCCATCATTGCTAAATTACATGAATTTTGGAGTGCTAGAGGGTGTCTGATCGCTCAACCCTACGATACAGAAAAAGGCGCAGGAACAATGAGTCCTCATACCTTTTTAAGAGCGATCGGCCCTGAACCTTGGTCTGTGGCCTATGTCGAACCCTGTCGCCGGCCTACCGATGGACGCTACGGAGAAAACCCTAACCGCTTTCAGCACTATTATCAATATCAAGTGCTAATTAAACCTTCCCCGGATAATATCCAAGAGATCTATTTAGACTCCCTGAGATCCTTGGGTATTCATCCAGAAGACCATGATATCCGCTTTGTTGAGGATAACTGGGAGTCTCCCACCCTCGGCGCTTGGGGTGTGGGTTGGGAAGTCTGGTTAGATGGGATGGAAATTACTCAATTTACCTATTTTCAGCAGTGCGGCGGGATCGACTGTCGTCCGGTTTCCATTGAAATTACTTACGGGTTGGAACGTTTGGCGATGTATTTACAAAATGTCGATGCGATCACTAAAATTCAATGGAATGATCAGGTTAATTATGGAGAAATTTTCTTACAAAATGAAATAGAACAATCTACCTATAATTTTGAAGCGTCTACTCCTGATTTATTGTTTAATTTGTTTAGTTTATATGAACAGGAAGCTAAACAATTAATTGAACGAGGGTTAGTCATTCCCAGTTTAGATTATGTCCTCAAATGTTCTCATTCTTTCAATTTATTGGATGCTAGAGGCGTGATCGCTGTTGCCGAAAGAACCCGTTATATTGGCAGAATTCGCAATTTAGCCAGGGAAGTTGCTCAGTTATATTTACAGCAACGAGAAAACTTAGGATTTCCCCTCGAACCCGTTCAAGCGGCTTTAATTAATGGATAA
- the scpB gene encoding SMC-Scp complex subunit ScpB, protein MQEVRLATKVEAILYLKGQPLSLAEIAEYAHCDLSQVQEAIIELMSDYAHRDSALEVVETPKGYSLQLRTCFEHLMTHLVPAELGTGALRTLAAIALKTPILQTDLINLRGSSAYQQVQELVELGFVRKRRQSEGRSYWLEVTDKFHQYFEIDQLSQLQD, encoded by the coding sequence ATGCAAGAGGTTAGATTAGCCACAAAAGTTGAAGCCATTTTATATTTAAAGGGACAACCGTTATCCCTGGCGGAAATTGCGGAATATGCTCACTGTGATCTCTCTCAAGTCCAAGAGGCTATCATTGAGCTTATGTCAGACTATGCTCATCGAGATAGCGCTTTAGAAGTAGTGGAAACTCCGAAAGGGTATAGTTTACAGTTACGCACTTGTTTTGAGCATTTAATGACTCATCTTGTCCCCGCAGAATTAGGCACGGGTGCTTTACGCACTCTAGCAGCGATCGCCCTGAAAACTCCCATTCTTCAAACAGATTTAATCAATTTACGGGGAAGTAGCGCCTATCAACAAGTACAGGAGTTGGTAGAGTTAGGATTTGTACGCAAACGCCGACAAAGTGAAGGACGTTCCTACTGGTTAGAAGTTACGGATAAATTTCATCAATATTTTGAAATTGACCAATTATCTCAGCTTCAAGATTAA
- a CDS encoding c-type cytochrome, producing MDSQLSQPKALASRLMIAFVAIALIMAIIILGIYISRVSDPYIQEVLTLEGDLARGYEIFQLNCAGCHGQQADGSVGPSLHHVPKRKSKVRLIEQVISGKTPPMPKFQPSAQEMADLLTYLEGL from the coding sequence GTGGATAGCCAGTTAAGTCAGCCCAAAGCTTTAGCCTCTCGCCTCATGATTGCCTTCGTGGCGATCGCATTGATCATGGCCATTATTATCCTGGGTATCTATATCAGTCGAGTTTCTGATCCCTACATCCAAGAAGTTCTCACATTAGAGGGAGATCTCGCCAGAGGATACGAAATATTCCAACTCAACTGTGCAGGGTGTCATGGACAACAAGCGGATGGGAGTGTAGGGCCGTCTCTGCACCATGTCCCTAAGCGTAAATCGAAAGTGAGACTCATTGAACAAGTAATCAGTGGGAAGACTCCACCGATGCCTAAATTTCAGCCTTCTGCTCAAGAAATGGCAGATTTACTGACTTATTTAGAGGGACTGTAG
- a CDS encoding DUF29 domain-containing protein, giving the protein MTKTKLYDDDFLLWSQQQAELLRSRQFDQLDLENLIEEVTDLGQSETRACSSYAELIILHLLYLGYWNDELERNGYHWESELDNFRLLLEKALTKSMKCNNIYK; this is encoded by the coding sequence ATGACAAAAACAAAGCTTTATGATGATGATTTCTTGCTTTGGTCACAACAACAGGCCGAGTTATTGCGTTCTCGACAGTTTGACCAATTAGATTTAGAGAATTTGATAGAGGAGGTAACAGACTTAGGTCAAAGTGAGACTAGGGCTTGTAGTTCTTACGCAGAACTTATTATACTTCATCTGCTTTATTTGGGTTACTGGAATGATGAATTAGAACGAAATGGTTATCATTGGGAAAGTGAGTTAGATAATTTTCGTTTGTTGCTAGAAAAAGCTTTAACTAAATCAATGAAATGTAACAATATATATAAATGA
- a CDS encoding DUF760 domain-containing protein, with protein MVFNFDFLASDPDEQDNNGLMEYLQQQNPEILARVAGSASPEIKEIISQNVQGLVGMLPTGDFNVQITTDRENLANLLASAMMTGYFLGQMEQRRNLDVNLSKTDSPNS; from the coding sequence ATGGTATTTAACTTTGACTTTTTGGCTTCTGACCCAGATGAACAAGACAACAACGGTTTGATGGAGTACCTTCAACAACAAAACCCGGAGATTTTGGCACGAGTGGCTGGTTCAGCAAGTCCAGAAATTAAGGAAATTATCAGCCAAAATGTCCAGGGATTGGTCGGAATGTTGCCTACTGGAGATTTTAATGTGCAAATTACTACAGATAGAGAAAATTTAGCCAATCTACTGGCTTCAGCAATGATGACTGGCTATTTTTTAGGACAAATGGAACAACGCCGAAATTTAGATGTAAATCTGTCGAAAACTGATTCGCCTAATTCTTAA
- a CDS encoding Uma2 family endonuclease: MIQTPSKTLTLEEFLKLPETKPASEYIDGQIIQKPMPQGKHSIIQGELTTLINAILKPKKIARAFPELRCTFGGRSTVPDVSVFVWERIPRDENGEVANTFLIAPDWMIEILSPDQNHSKVIKKILHYLNHNTQMGWLIDPEEKSVFVYKPNQQVEVFDEPEAIIPVPSLNQDFQLTIQNLFSWLLE; this comes from the coding sequence ATGATACAGACCCCATCTAAAACCCTAACCTTAGAAGAGTTTCTCAAACTTCCAGAAACAAAACCAGCAAGTGAGTATATTGACGGTCAAATTATTCAAAAACCGATGCCACAGGGAAAACATAGTATAATTCAAGGTGAATTAACAACCCTCATCAATGCTATTTTAAAGCCTAAAAAAATTGCTCGTGCTTTTCCTGAATTACGTTGCACTTTTGGGGGACGTTCAACCGTTCCTGATGTGTCTGTGTTTGTCTGGGAGAGAATTCCTAGAGATGAAAATGGGGAGGTTGCTAATACATTTTTAATTGCTCCTGATTGGATGATTGAAATTTTATCACCCGATCAAAATCATTCCAAAGTCATCAAAAAAATTTTACATTATTTAAATCATAATACTCAAATGGGGTGGCTTATTGATCCAGAAGAAAAATCGGTTTTTGTCTATAAACCTAATCAACAAGTAGAAGTTTTTGATGAACCAGAAGCGATAATTCCTGTACCATCTTTGAATCAAGATTTTCAACTTACTATACAAAATTTATTTTCTTGGCTATTAGAATAA
- the gltD gene encoding glutamate synthase small subunit, protein MGKPTGFIEFVRELPAELAPLDRIRNWDEFHLPMPEDKLRNQSARCMDCGTPFCHIGTVISGMASGCPINNLIPEWNDLIYRGLWREALDRLHKTNNFPEFTGRVCPAPCEGSCVLGIHNPPVTIKNIECSIVDKGWDEGWITPEPPQKRTGKKVAVIGSGPAGLSAATQLNKAGHWVTVFERADRPGGLLMYGIPNMKLDKQQVVMRRLKLLEEEGVKFVCNTEVGKDLPTETLLKEFDAVILCTGATKPRDLPIEGRDLKGIHFAMEFLTANTKSILDQSKNGGFISAEGKDVVIIGGGDTGTDCVGTSLRHGCNSVVQLEIMPQPPQERADNNPWPEWPKIYRMDYGQEEAAAKFGSDPRVYVTTATKFEGDENGHLKAVHTAEVQWERNEKGQFIPKPIPGTEKVLPAQLVLLAMGFLGPEQPLLDALGLEKDARSNIKADYGKYATSIPGVFAAGDCRRGQSLVVWAFNEGRGVARECDLYLMGSTDLP, encoded by the coding sequence ATGGGAAAACCAACCGGCTTTATTGAATTTGTTCGTGAATTACCCGCAGAACTCGCCCCCCTCGATCGCATCCGCAACTGGGATGAATTTCACCTCCCTATGCCGGAGGACAAACTCCGTAACCAAAGCGCTAGGTGTATGGACTGCGGTACACCGTTTTGCCATATCGGAACGGTCATCAGTGGGATGGCAAGCGGTTGTCCGATTAATAATTTAATCCCTGAATGGAATGATTTGATCTATCGAGGGTTGTGGCGTGAGGCACTCGATCGCCTTCATAAAACCAATAATTTCCCTGAATTTACCGGACGGGTATGTCCTGCGCCTTGTGAGGGGTCTTGTGTGTTGGGTATTCATAACCCTCCCGTAACGATTAAAAATATTGAATGTTCGATCGTCGATAAAGGATGGGATGAAGGGTGGATCACTCCCGAACCTCCCCAGAAACGCACAGGTAAAAAAGTTGCTGTTATTGGGTCTGGCCCTGCGGGTTTATCGGCGGCGACTCAACTCAATAAAGCCGGCCATTGGGTGACGGTGTTTGAACGGGCCGATCGTCCAGGGGGGTTACTGATGTATGGTATTCCCAACATGAAGCTAGATAAACAGCAAGTGGTGATGCGTCGTCTTAAACTGCTAGAAGAAGAAGGGGTAAAATTTGTTTGTAATACAGAAGTTGGCAAAGATTTACCGACGGAAACTTTGCTCAAAGAATTTGATGCGGTTATCCTCTGCACTGGCGCAACTAAACCGAGAGATCTTCCTATAGAAGGGAGAGACTTAAAAGGAATTCATTTTGCAATGGAGTTTTTAACCGCTAATACCAAATCTATCCTAGACCAAAGCAAAAACGGCGGTTTTATCTCAGCAGAAGGAAAAGATGTGGTGATTATTGGGGGTGGTGATACGGGGACAGACTGTGTGGGAACTTCCCTACGTCACGGATGCAATAGCGTCGTCCAATTAGAAATTATGCCTCAACCGCCTCAAGAACGCGCTGATAATAACCCCTGGCCAGAATGGCCTAAAATTTACCGCATGGACTACGGACAAGAAGAAGCGGCGGCTAAATTTGGGTCTGATCCACGAGTTTATGTGACTACGGCGACTAAATTTGAAGGGGATGAAAACGGTCATCTCAAAGCGGTTCATACTGCCGAAGTGCAGTGGGAAAGAAACGAAAAAGGCCAATTTATCCCTAAACCTATTCCGGGGACAGAAAAAGTATTACCGGCTCAATTGGTGTTACTAGCGATGGGATTTCTCGGCCCTGAACAACCGTTACTCGATGCTCTTGGTTTAGAAAAAGATGCCCGGAGTAACATCAAAGCAGACTATGGTAAATATGCCACCAGTATTCCTGGAGTATTTGCCGCCGGCGACTGTCGTCGGGGTCAAAGTCTCGTTGTTTGGGCGTTTAATGAGGGTCGGGGTGTAGCTCGTGAATGCGACCTTTATTTAATGGGTAGTACCGATCTTCCTTAG
- a CDS encoding phosphate/phosphite/phosphonate ABC transporter substrate-binding protein: MLTRRFFLGVIFLMLGGCQSANVSPSKLSVGVVSYGESQLSIEQYSKFKEYLGQELKSVIELEPTFNEIKALSQIERKAWDIVFAPPGLAAIAISSSKYTPIFPLEGTLETRSVIIVPQQSPIQQLPQLAGKSIALGQPGSATGYYLPIFNLYGLTLAEIRFASTPKQVLSWLSEGEVNAGAMSLAQFNRHRPDFSNTRFRVLFTDSHQVPNGAVLLSPNLSSQQQQQIRDALAHVSPAIASSAGYIPNVAPPDYTYLIQVVERVRQISERVKQQPAPLY, translated from the coding sequence ATGTTAACAAGGCGTTTCTTTCTAGGGGTAATATTTTTAATGTTGGGGGGGTGTCAATCAGCCAATGTATCCCCAAGTAAATTAAGTGTGGGAGTCGTCAGTTATGGAGAAAGTCAGCTTTCGATCGAGCAATATAGTAAGTTTAAAGAATATCTCGGACAAGAACTGAAAAGTGTCATAGAATTAGAGCCGACTTTTAATGAAATTAAAGCCTTATCCCAAATTGAGAGAAAAGCTTGGGATATTGTGTTTGCGCCTCCCGGATTAGCGGCGATCGCTATTTCTAGTTCTAAGTATACGCCGATTTTTCCTCTAGAAGGAACATTAGAAACTCGCTCCGTGATTATTGTGCCTCAACAGAGTCCGATTCAGCAATTACCCCAACTCGCCGGCAAAAGTATTGCTCTAGGACAACCCGGTTCCGCTACGGGTTATTACTTACCTATTTTTAACTTATACGGTTTGACTTTAGCCGAAATACGCTTTGCTTCTACTCCTAAACAGGTTTTATCTTGGTTGAGCGAAGGAGAAGTCAACGCAGGAGCGATGTCTTTAGCTCAATTTAACCGTCATCGTCCTGATTTTTCTAATACCCGTTTTCGAGTTCTGTTTACTGACTCCCATCAAGTTCCTAACGGAGCCGTGTTACTCTCCCCTAACCTAAGTTCTCAACAACAGCAACAAATACGAGACGCTTTAGCTCATGTGTCGCCGGCCATCGCTTCCTCTGCGGGGTATATTCCTAATGTTGCTCCTCCTGATTATACCTATTTAATCCAAGTGGTTGAGCGTGTGCGACAAATTTCCGAACGAGTGAAACAACAACCCGCGCCTTTATATTAA
- the rimK gene encoding 30S ribosomal protein S6--L-glutamate ligase: MKIAILSQDPSLYSTRRLVEAGEMQGHQIRVINYLRCYMNITSHKPSVVYNGKLLENFDAIIPRIGASRTFYGTAVVRQFEVMGVFSANESQAISRSRDKLRCLQILAREGIGLPVTGFAHATEDIDGLLDTVGGAPVVIKLLEGTQGIGVVLAETTQAAKSVIEAFRGLEANILVQEYIKEAAGSDLRCFVVGGKVIAAMKRQGAEGEFRSNLHRGGKAEKVKLTPEERSTAIRAAKAMGLRVAGVDLLRSNHGPVVMEVNSSPGLEGIEKASGVDVAEKIIEFVAKNAENGATRDRIQY; encoded by the coding sequence ATGAAAATTGCTATTTTATCTCAAGACCCCTCCCTGTACTCAACAAGACGGCTTGTTGAAGCTGGAGAAATGCAGGGACATCAAATCCGGGTGATTAATTATCTCCGATGCTATATGAATATAACCTCTCACAAACCGTCGGTTGTGTATAACGGGAAACTCCTAGAAAATTTTGATGCGATTATCCCTCGCATTGGTGCTTCGAGAACCTTTTACGGCACAGCAGTAGTGAGACAATTTGAAGTGATGGGGGTGTTTAGTGCCAATGAATCTCAGGCCATTTCTCGCTCCCGGGATAAACTGCGCTGTTTACAAATTTTAGCGAGGGAGGGAATCGGTTTACCGGTAACAGGGTTTGCTCACGCCACAGAAGATATAGACGGGTTACTTGATACCGTTGGGGGTGCGCCAGTTGTGATTAAACTCTTAGAAGGCACTCAAGGGATTGGAGTGGTATTAGCGGAAACAACCCAGGCCGCTAAATCGGTGATTGAAGCATTTCGAGGATTAGAGGCAAACATTTTAGTTCAAGAATACATTAAAGAAGCCGCCGGCTCCGATCTTCGCTGTTTTGTGGTAGGAGGAAAAGTCATCGCCGCCATGAAACGTCAAGGCGCAGAAGGGGAATTTCGCTCTAATTTACATCGAGGGGGAAAAGCAGAAAAAGTCAAATTAACCCCAGAAGAACGCAGCACCGCCATTAGAGCAGCGAAAGCGATGGGTTTACGAGTGGCGGGGGTGGACTTATTGCGCTCAAATCATGGACCGGTGGTAATGGAGGTCAATTCTTCTCCTGGGTTAGAAGGCATTGAAAAAGCCTCCGGCGTTGACGTAGCTGAAAAAATTATTGAATTTGTCGCTAAAAATGCTGAAAATGGCGCAACCCGCGATCGCATCCAATATTAA
- a CDS encoding succinylglutamate desuccinylase/aspartoacylase family protein, translated as MLRDHTIVIANHAIAPSQQQRLDIPVSRLPTQTSISLPVIVVNGKEPGPRLWLSAAIHGDEINGVEIIRQILDKIQPKYLKGTLLAVPVVNVFGFIEQSRYLPDRRDLNRSFPGTANGSLASRLAHLFMKEIVNNSTHGIDLHTAAFPRINLPQIRANLEDEQTKRFAQAFNAPLMIHATTRDGSLRHAASQKGIPILLYEAGEALRFDGEAIRIGVEGIMRVMEYLEMYSFSLNLTDINPLEIQETKWVRAARGGILHLNINIGQRVEKKQVLGFITDAFGDTEFKVRSPDRGIVISQVQNPLVHQGDGIVHLALIKEE; from the coding sequence ATGCTAAGAGATCATACCATTGTTATCGCTAATCATGCGATCGCACCAAGTCAGCAACAACGCTTAGATATTCCGGTCAGTCGTTTACCGACTCAGACCTCAATTTCCTTACCGGTTATCGTCGTCAATGGAAAAGAACCGGGGCCAAGACTGTGGTTAAGTGCGGCGATTCATGGAGATGAAATTAACGGAGTAGAAATTATCCGTCAGATATTAGACAAAATCCAACCCAAATATTTAAAAGGAACTTTATTAGCGGTTCCGGTGGTTAATGTGTTTGGATTTATCGAACAATCTCGTTATTTACCGGATCGTCGAGATTTAAATCGGTCTTTTCCGGGAACAGCAAATGGTTCATTAGCCTCTCGGTTAGCTCACTTATTTATGAAGGAAATCGTCAATAATAGTACACATGGAATTGATTTACATACAGCGGCCTTTCCTCGAATCAATTTACCTCAAATTCGAGCTAATTTAGAGGATGAACAAACTAAACGTTTTGCTCAAGCTTTTAATGCTCCTTTGATGATTCATGCGACAACTAGAGATGGTTCTTTACGCCACGCAGCCAGTCAAAAAGGAATTCCTATTTTACTCTATGAAGCCGGGGAAGCGTTGCGGTTTGATGGGGAAGCGATTCGCATTGGAGTAGAAGGAATTATGAGGGTAATGGAGTATTTAGAAATGTATTCTTTTTCCTTAAATTTAACCGATATTAACCCCTTAGAAATTCAGGAAACGAAGTGGGTCAGAGCCGCTAGAGGAGGGATTTTACATTTAAATATTAATATAGGACAACGAGTCGAAAAAAAACAAGTTTTAGGATTTATTACCGATGCGTTTGGAGATACGGAATTTAAAGTTAGATCTCCCGATCGTGGAATAGTGATTAGTCAGGTACAAAATCCTTTAGTTCATCAAGGAGATGGGATTGTCCATTTAGCCTTAATTAAGGAGGAATAA